In Gemmatimonadota bacterium, the DNA window CCCCAAGGCCTTCGACGAACGCTCCTTCGTGGACATCAGAGGCGAGGGCAGCTGCCTGATCCCGCCCAACTCGTTCGCGCTGGCGAGGACGCTGGAGTACTTCCGGGTTCCCTCGGATACGCTGGTGATCTGCGTCGGCAAGAGCACGTACGCGAGGTGCTTCAGCGGAGACACCCGCGTGGCGTTGGCCGATGGTGCTTCCGCGACGCTGGAGGACATGGCCGAGCGTTCCGAGCGAGGAGAGCATTTCTGGGGTTATTCGGTGGGTCCCCGCGGCCGGATCATCGTGACGCTGCTGGAGAAGCCCAGATTCGTTGGGCGGGATGGGCTTGTGGAGGTCCGGCTGGACAACGAGGAGCTGATCAGGTGCACCCCTGACCACAAGTTCCTGCTCCGCGACGGCCGGCTCATGGCGGCGGGCGATCTGGTTCCGGGTACGTCGCTGATGCCGCTTTATCGGACGCTCGCGCGGGGATACGAGTCCGTGTACCAGCCGCTCAACGGGCACCACTATCCTACGCACCGCCTCGCCGACGAATGGAACCTCCGCCACGGACTTTACGAGGACGTGCCGGGCACCCATCGACACCACATGGACGGCGACCGGCCTAACAACGCGCCGTGGAACATCGAGCGCGCCGCGCTGGACGCGACCGGATCCATCCGGGGCGCCGCCCGCTACCTGGAGTGCGACCGATCCGTGTTCCGCCGCTTCCCCGAAGTTCTGGCGGCGTTCCGCGGTCGCGCCCGCCACCCGTCGAACCACAAGGTCGCGCGTGTCCGCGCACGCCCCGGCGACCACGATGTCTACTGCCTCACGGTCCCGGAGGCCGGCAACTTCGCGCTGGACGCAGGGGTGTTTGTCCGAAACTG includes these proteins:
- a CDS encoding dCTP deaminase; translated protein: MSIRSDHWIRRMSKEHGMIEPFESGQVRDGAISYGCSSYGYDIRVADEYKVFTNVHGVVVDPKAFDERSFVDIRGEGSCLIPPNSFALARTLEYFRVPSDTLVICVGKSTYARCFSGDTRVALADGASATLEDMAERSERGEHFWGYSVGPRGRIIVTLLEKPRFVGRDGLVEVRLDNEELIRCTPDHKFLLRDGRLMAAGDLVPGTSLMPLYRTLARGYESVYQPLNGHHYPTHRLADEWNLRHGLYEDVPGTHRHHMDGDRPNNAPWNIERAALDATGSIRGAARYLECDRSVFRRFPEVLAAFRGRARHPSNHKVARVRARPGDHDVYCLTVPEAGNFALDAGVFVRN